Proteins from a genomic interval of Anolis sagrei isolate rAnoSag1 chromosome 1, rAnoSag1.mat, whole genome shotgun sequence:
- the CNR1 gene encoding cannabinoid receptor 1: MKSVLDGLADTTFRTITTDLLYMGSNDIQYEDFKSDMASKLGYYPQKFPLSSFRGDFRPKMTAGEDAVLGVHPADQVNLTDFYNKTLSTFKENEDNIQCGDNFMDMECFMILNPSQQLAIAVLSLTLGTFTVLENLLVLVVILHSRSLRCRPSYHFISSLAVADLLGSVIFVYSFVDFHVFHRKDSPNVFLFKLGGVTASFTASVGSLFLTAIDRYISIHRPLSYKRIVTRSKAVVAFCVMWTISIVIAVLPLLGWNCKMLNSVCSDIFPLIDENYLLFWIGVTTVLLLFIVYAYMYILWKAHSHAVRMIQRGTQKSMIIHTSEDGKVQQVSRPEQTRMDIRLAKTLVLILVVLIICWGPLLAIMLYDVFGKMNKLVKTIFAFCSMLCLMNSTVNPIIYALRSQDLRHAFRSMFPPCVGTAQPLDNSLESDCQHRHGNNPGNVHKAAERCIKNTVKIAKVTMSVSSDTTAEAL; the protein is encoded by the coding sequence ATGAAGTCAGTCCTAGATGGCCTCGCAGATACGACCTTCAGAACAATTACGACAGATCTTCTTTACATGGGTTCTAACGATATCCAGTACGAAGATTTTAAAAGCGACATGGCTTCCAAGTTAGGATATTACCCACAGAAATTTCCTCTGTCTTCTTTTCGAGGTGATTTCCGACCTAAAAtgactgcaggagaagatgctgtTTTGGGCGTGCACCCGGCAGATCAGGTCAATCTTACAGATTTTTACAACAAGACTTTGTCAACCTTCAAGGAAAATGAGGATAATATACAGTGTGGAGATAACTTCATGGATATGGAGTGCTTTATGATTCTGAACCCAAGCCAACAGCTGGCCATTGCAGTACTTTCACTTACCCTAGGCACCTTCACTGTTCTGGAAAATCTCCTGGTCTTAGTTGTCATCCTGCATTCCCGAAGCCTTCGCTGTAGGCCTTCCTATCATTTCATCAGCAGCCTGGCAGTAGCTGATCTCCTTGGAAGTGTCATCTTTGTCTACAGTTTTGTTGACTTCCATGTTTTCCATCGAAAAGACAGTCCTAATGTTTTCTTGTTCAAATTAGGTGGAGTTACAGCTTCGTTCACAGCCTCAGTTGGCAGCCTTTTCCTCACTGCGATAGACAGGTACATATCTATACACAGGCCCTTATCCTACAAAAGGATTGTTACCCGATCAAAGGCCGTTGTAGCATTCTGTGTGATGTGGACGATTTCTATTGTAATAGCGGTCCTTCCTCTGCTTGGTTGGAACTGCAAAATGCTCAATTCTGTTTGTTCTGACATATTTCCACTGATTGACGAGAACTATCTGTTGTTCTGGATCGGTGTCACCACTGTACTCTTGCTTTTTATTGTTTATGCCTACATGTACATCCTCTGGAAGGCTCATAGCCATGCTGTCAGGATGATTCAGCGTGGCACTCAAAAGAGCATGATCATTCACACTTCAGAGGATGGTAAAGTGCAGCAGGTCTCCAGGCCTGAACAAACACGTATGGACATCAGGTTAGCCAAAACCTTAGTCCTCATTCTTGTGGTTTTGATCATCTGCTGGGGTCCTCTGCTTGCAATCATGCTCTACGATGTCTTTGGGAAGATGAACAAGCTTGTGAAGACTATCTTTGCCTTCTGCAGCATGCTGTGTCTCATGAATTCCACAGTGAACCCCATTATCTACGCTCTCAGGAGCCAGGACTTGAGACATGCTTTCAGGAGCATGTTTCCACCGTGTGTGGGGACTGCACAGCCTCTTGATAACAGCTTGGAGTCTGACTGCCAGCACAGACATGGTAACAACCCAGGTAATGTCCACAAGGCTGCTGAAAGGTGTATTAAAAACACAGTTAAGATTGCCAAAGTGACCATGTCTGTCTCCTCAGACACAACAGCAGAGGCATTGTAA